The sequence tccctctgggacaccagggccatctcctatcaagggtgtgcttcACAAGTCCTGTTTTTCGTCTTCTTCTTTGGTTCAgagtattctcttctcaccatcatgtcctatgatcgctacgttgccatctgcaagcccctgcactacgggagcctcgtgggcaacagagcttgtgcccagatggcagcagctgcctggggcagtggctttctcaatactgtcctgcacacggccaatacattttccctgcccctctgccaaggcaatgctgtggagcagttcttctgtgaaatcccccacaTCCTTAAGCTCTcttgctcagatgcctacctcagagaATTTGAGGTActtgttttcagtctttctttagtatttggttgttttgttttcattgtgttatcctatgtgcagatcttcaggactgtgctgaggatgccctctgagcagggccggcacaaagccttttccacgtgcctccctcacctggctgtggtctccctgtttgtcaatACAGGCGTGTTTGcccacctgaagcccccctccatctcttccccatccatGGACCTGGTGGTGTCAGTTCTGTACTCCGTGGTGCCCCCggcagtgaaccccctcatctacagcatgaggaaccaggagctcaaggatgcCTTGAGGAAACTGGTGACCTgatatctttcaaaaaaaaaaaaaaaaaagcccattttcttctgcatatgACTCATAATTCATTGCAGGAACAAGGTTAtctttttggtcatttttcaTACTCTGGAGAGCGTCATCACAAGCTCAGAGCTGTGTGGTGTATGGGTAGGAGTTTCAGCAATAGCTGGCCAGGCCATTGCTCATTGCTCACTTGGGAAATGCTCCCTGGAAGACAGAAGATCAGGGCCTGCTGTATGTGCATGGGAGATGTGGAAAGAGAAACCCagtgctggtgccagcaggcacaTCATATGCATGTGGAGAGATGAACACGATGGAGCACAAAGTCCATCAGCTATTCCTACAAGTGTCACGAAGGCCAGTTGGGCAGATAGCGTCACAAGACCAAGTAACGTCCCCTGGGAAGCCACCTGAAGGCAGCTCTGGGATGTGCTTCCTTGAACCGCGGTCCCTGTGCCCATTCCTCATGTCCTGGGGTATCTCAGACGAGGGAAGAGCACGGTGAGGTACTGCAGGGCTGAGGTGCCTCCCACCCtctggcagtggctgcaggagccagagggaCACTGCAAATAGTGCATTGCACTGTGCATGGGTGTGCAAGCCCTTGACTCATATCTCTCAACAGCCCTGTTTGCATGAGGCAAGCTCAGATGTGGACACCTCACAGAGCCCTGC comes from Anser cygnoides isolate HZ-2024a breed goose chromosome 28, Taihu_goose_T2T_genome, whole genome shotgun sequence and encodes:
- the LOC136787313 gene encoding olfactory receptor 14C36-like translates to MPNSSSITEFLLLAFADTRELQLLHFALFLGIYLAALLGNSLILTTVACDHCLHTPMYFFLLNLAVLDLGCISTTLPKAMANSLWDTRAISYQGCASQVLFFVFFFGSEYSLLTIMSYDRYVAICKPLHYGSLVGNRACAQMAAAAWGSGFLNTVLHTANTFSLPLCQGNAVEQFFCEIPHILKLSCSDAYLREFEVLVFSLSLVFGCFVFIVLSYVQIFRTVLRMPSEQGRHKAFSTCLPHLAVVSLFVNTGVFAHLKPPSISSPSMDLVVSVLYSVVPPAVNPLIYSMRNQELKDALRKLVT